Proteins encoded by one window of Mustelus asterias chromosome 9, sMusAst1.hap1.1, whole genome shotgun sequence:
- the LOC144498431 gene encoding cholinephosphotransferase 1-like, translating to MGRLLQPLSEAQLRRLEEHRYRAAGRSLLEPPLQRFWAWLLEWVPPWLAPNSITLLGLACNLVSLLLLAYHCPRGREQAPAYVYILCGLGLFIYQSLDAIDGKQARRTNSSSPLGELFDHGCDSFSTVMVGLGSCLSVHLGSDPDLMFFCCFIGVFMFYCAHWQTYVSGSLRFGKIDVTEVQICIMLIFFLSAIGGATLWDYQIPVLGLRMKILPVFGIIAGAIYSCTNYFRVIFSGGTGKNGSTIAGTSVLSPSLHIGLVIIMAVMIYKKSTTRLFEDHPCLYVLMFGCVASKVTNKLVVAHMTKSKMKLQDTAFIGPGLLFLNQYFNSFINEYFVLWAAMIFSLCDLLVYCTAVCIQIASHLQIEVFRIPYQAPDQVYIPAPVSPQKNTG from the exons ATGGGGCGGCTGCTGCAGCCGCTGAGCGAGGCGCAGTTGAGGCGGCTGGAGGAGCACCGGTACCGGGCGGCGGGCCGCTCCCTGCTCGAGCCGCCGCTGCAGCGCTTTTGGGCCTGGCTGCTGGAGTGGGTCCCGCCCTGGCTCGCCCCCAACTCCATCACCCTGCTCGGCCTGGCCTGCAACCTGGTCAGCCTCCTGCTGCTGGCCTACCACTGCCCGCGGGGCAGGGAGCAG gcACCTGCTTATGTGTACATTCTGTGTGGCCTGGGATTATTTATTTACCAATCCTTGGATGCGATTGACGGCAAGCAAGCTCGAAGGACCAACAGCAGCTCCCCGCTTGGGGAGCTGTTTGACCATGGCTGCGATTCCTTTTCCACAG TTATGGTTGGCTTGGGCAGCTGCCTTTCCGTTCACCTGGGATCAGATCCAGACCTGATGTTTTTCTGCTGTTTCATTGGCGTCTTTATGTTCTATTGTGCTCACTGGCAAACATACGTTTCAGGATCCCTACGATTTGGCAA AATTGATGTAACTGAAGTTCAAATCTGCATAATGCTCATCTTTTTCTTGTCTGCCATTGGAGGAGCTACTCTTTGGGATTACCAG ATTCCAGTACTAGGACTGAGAATGAAGATTCTGCCTGTGTTTGGAATAATAGCAGGAGCCATCTATTCCTGCACCAATTATTTCCGGGTCATCTTTTCTGGTGGGACGGGCAAAAACGGTTCTACAATAGCG GGTACCAGTGTTCTGTCACCCTCTTTGCACATTGGCCTGGTCATTATAATGGCTGTAATGATCTACAAAAAGTCCACCACACGCCTGTTTGAAGATCACCCTTGcctttatgttttaatgtttGGATGTGTAGCTTCAAAAGTCACAAACAAGTTAGTG GTGGCACACATGACCAAAAGTAAGATGAAACTACAAGACACAGCATTCATTGGGCCTGGGCTGCTGTTCCTGAACCAATACTTTAATAGTTTTATTAACGAGTACTTTGTACTATGGGCAGCAATG ATATTCTCCCTGTGTGATTTGCTGGTTTACTGCACTGCTGTCTGCATTCAGATCGCATCACACCTGCAGATTGAGGTCTTCCGGATTCCATATCAAGCACCTGACCAG